The DNA sequence TGAAAAGTCGAAATTATTCTTAAATGGATAGCGGGATACCTATATTTTTCTATGTCCTCAGTGAGTTGTTATATCACTTAAAGATCATTTTGGTCATTCTTGAATTCTTTTCTGATATGGCATGTAGGTGTTAATGGTTTGACTAACGTTCTGTTGAGTTATGGATTAAAAATAAGCATTGGTTAAAAATAAATCTGAGAGAAGAATATAGGTTTTTCAAACTATTGGATATAAGTGTAATTTAtctctaatttttattttttttataatttactttacatgatattatattatttattattattattttatcattgcaatattaattatttttaaacttcaaattttgtTAAAGTTGTCTGATAAAGTGATTATATGGTTCAAAAGTTTATAATTctatgaataaaaagaaaaggaaaaagacaaATACCACCATTTGTTTTGttattattcatttttttcattATAGTATCATTATAGCATCTACATATTATTCCTATGGTCATTctaatattaaatatttaaaattaacttGAGATGTATAAtagttattataattattataacaGTTAATAGTAATTTTGCCCGCCCACACGCTCAAGTCAATACTATCTCCTGGCTTGAAggctaagaaaaaaaaaccttttatGACAAAACATTGGCCAAGAAAACAACTACAACCACagtggaaaagaaaagagatgatAAAACGTTTTGCTTCAATTATCTCACTCCTTCTAGAGTGTAGCTTTTGTTTGGTTCTTGTGGCTTtggttccaaaaaaaaaaaaaaagaaaaagaaaattgagcATCTTGATGATGTAAGTGGCATGGAATTTCCTTGTATGCAAGAAACAATTTATAATCATCTCCCGGATCTCCtagttcttgaaaaaaaaaatcatggttcagatttcttttttctaataaaaatatttcatgTCCTCATCAGGAGTTTGTTCAGTATTACACAGCGTAGCCACTAAAGCTCAATCTTCCTAACTACTCAAAAAAGGAGAGGGGAAAAGAGAGTGGTGGTTAGCAAATGCTGCTTGAGATTCGAACATGAGAAAGTTGAAGTAGAAAAGCAGTCCCATTTGAGGATCTTGCAatccttttgttttttaaatcattttttataataatttcatactaattttttttcttttcttgttttaatTAGTAGTGTACAAAGATTTCTGGTAACCCTTGCCATTCAAATGTACGACATTTAGGTTAGCCTGTTTCAATGGTTGAATGCAAGCCAATTGCAACCCATCCatcttcctttcttttatatGTGCAACCTTCTTTGGTAAGACCATCTCTCTATATTACCCAAAGAAAAGGGTGCAAGTTTATGTGCACATGAACATAAACTTGCATGCACATGAACAGTTCTTCAGCCATGTGATAGGAGAAATTGATGTAGCTTGGAATTGTTGCCATATATGAAGGTTTGGTTGATTATTAATTGTCAAATAAGTATTTACCGGCttataaataaagtttatgtgTGCATATTGGACACCTTAAAGCATTTTTGGAAATGAGTTCATGTCATTGTTCACTCTAAGAATAATGTAGTAAaagataaaagagaaaagcaacaTCAAACGAGGAAAGACTTTGTCAAACTACCTCAAACAATATTGATTGATTGGATCATGTCTATTCGACAAATGTTTTCTCCTCTTCAATAAACTACATTCTTTGCACATCCCGATGTCCTCTTCTTGATCTCGAACCAACTACATTGTTTGTACATGCCATATCCAATTACAATCAAATTGTAATGCCATTAGACCTTGTCATATCGTGCTAAAGTGGCTATTTAAAGTCGTAACTTAATCCATATTTTCTGAAAAATGAATCACATTCCAGCATTCGATTCCCACGAATTATTTGGCATGGCATACATGTATCATAACTGGAGTAGGCACAAAATAATCATCTTAATATAGATGCACCTAGGCATAATTATTACTCATAGGGTTCCATACAAAAGTTAAATTACGACTTTAGGTGCAAATGGGGCGTCGTTCTTGTTCAAACCATAGATGTAGTTGATTTTACCATTGGCATACTAACAATTTAGACTTTCAAGAATAATTTAGAGAAGAACTGGATTTGCTAagagtaaaaaaaagaaaattcatgtCGTTAATTGATACAACTTATGACTAAGTTTTTTAATTTATGATGGCAGTTGATGGAGATCCACAAAGATATATGAGATGCATACACTATTGATACATCATTTGAGAATAGAGTTGGAATCACCCATCAACTAGGTGATTCCAATGCTAACTAGGTGGAACAATTTTCCAATGGACCTGCAAGGCTAATCAATGCCAGCACCTTATATTCTTTGGTACTTTAAGACCATCCTTCAACAAAATTGTTTCCTCCAAAGTTATCACAAGAGAGAAAATATGGTGTTGATTGAAGTGTAGGAGTGAATTCCCCCGTTGTTGCTTAAAGTATAGTTATTAAACCGGCCAAAGGCCAGTTCACCAGGTCACCAATCCAATCATTGAGTCAATTGATTAGATTggatttataataaaatatagcaaaaaaatataattagtaTATAttaattactattttttttaaaatcacaTAGATCTACATTCTATATTATTCTTTAATTATAACATAAATAGAAAACAATCATGAATCATCTActtaaaaatgtaaaaaattgcataaaatatagaaaaaatagtagaattgagatattttaattattacaatttgtaaattttaaaaatatccaAAAGAATAAGATgaagtatgtgtatatatatgtagaaATAGTACTCTAATATTTAACACAGTTTCTTCtttgaagaatatttgttattgGGTAATTCAACTTTTTAATTATCAACAATGATCTAATTTGACTCTGCAAAAGTTATGAGATATTGGACTACTATTTTACTTAAAATATTAATCAATACAAGGTACAATGTTGAGAACATAAACAACCCCATACACCTTCCAGTCTGTCTTACTATGAGAGATATTCACTTGAGAAGGGTACTTGAAGACCCAACTAATTAAGTTTTGCAATGTGATTTAATCCTCTTAACACAAAATCAAATTGGATTGTCCTTTGATAGAGTACCTGCAGAGCAAGCAAACCAACACAAGCAAGCCAACTCAGCGGCATCTAAATTTGCACCCATGTTATAAAGCTTTAAAGAAAATTAGCAATGAATCCCCAGGATTCGGAATTTATGCATGCTGTAAATAATTTAATTGCCTTTATTAGTAAATAGTGTAGCAGGAAAGCAAATGAAGAATCATAGAAATACAAGCAAAATCGAGGATGGTACAGGGGGAAATCTAGAAAAGGAAAATGACAAGGAGTTATTTACAATTTGCAATAACTTCATAGTAAAGATGTCAAGATGTTGAAACATAGTAGGAAAATAAAGATTTTACCATATAGTAATAAATATGATCTTATCATGAAATACTACCATGTATAAAAATCCTTTCCACTGCACAAATTACAATTATCTTCTTCATGAGTTTCCATTGCATAGAAACCATCCCTTGAAGGCTTAAACTGACtatattgaataaaaaaaaatcactgaTTTACCCACATATAGGGCAACCTTTCAACTTCTACACCCAATTCAACTGCAACATAAGTTTAAAACCCATGTTCTCCTAGATCTTAAAGTTTATAACTAGGCatccaataataataaaaaagaaagaatgctTGTGCAACCCTTTTAAAGAATCatgagaccaaaaaaaaaaaaaaaacaaggagaAATCTAGAACCAAATAAATGAAATCTATACATTCCATTGCTCATGTGAAATCAGAATGATCTTTACTAATTATTCAACATCAactcaaaagaagaaaaagagatatTCAGTTCAACAGTAAGGAATCAGGAACTACTCACAAATCGGAAGTCAATTAGAAAGAACTAAAAACCAGTGGAAAGAGAAGCTAAACTCTCCAAGTCCTATGTCCGATCTTAGTAACAGGAAGTGGACCAAAACCAAAGAGAAACCATTCTAGAGCTTGAGAGACAAGTCAAGCTTGGGTAACTCCTCTTGTCTAACATGCAAATGACTGCCGCCGGCGCCACCGGCATCACCGCCGACGGCGCCACCGGCATCAcccccgccgccgctgccgccgccaCCATTATTCCACCGGAAACCTCCGACTGCCGCTCCTGCCGACTCATCGAACCTCGCCACCGGGGCTCTCGTTGCACCATATAATTCCTCGGCGAGCAGCCTTCCGATCGCCGGCTGGCGGTTGACAAACGGTGGAGGCCTCGACCAACCCCCGTGCCGCCCGTAAAGCAATCCAGCCGCCGCCATCGATGCCGTCGTCGTCCCGATGTACGGCTTGTGGACCATGGAGTGCATCTGGATGCCGAGGGGCCTCCCGGGGTACGACCCATGGAGGGGCAGCGACGCCATGGAAGGCGGGAAGTGGTAGGGGGCTCCTCCGACGCCGGCTGCGTGGTCTCCGACGAACCCCCCGTGGCGGTGGGCGGCGCCGCGCTTGGCGAGGGTGCGCTCCCGCTTGTGCGCGTTCTGGTGGCCACCGAGCGCTTGCGAGCTGTAGAACTTCCTCTGGCAGTAGTTGCACGAAAACACGCGCGGCTCCGACTCGGGCGACGACTCCACGGTCACCGCCGGCTGGTCAGCCTCCACCGAGCCGAATGATCCGATGAGGTTGAGCTCGAGCACGGGCGGCTCCGACGTCGATCCGTCCCCTCCATCCTTCTCGGCCAGTTCCAAATCCACCAAAATGACCTCTTTTGGCTCTCCACCTTCTTTTACTTCTAGTAGCGGTGCAACTtttctctcctccctccccttctcttcctccatgCTGCGGTGGCCCGACATGCTTCTTCGAGAGGCTGCGATGGTGGATGCGTTTGGCCTTCGGAGGTCCCTCCCCTGCCTataaaggagagggagagaaggcaTGAGAAGGCAATAATTTTATTGCTATCTTCCAGTAATGGAAGGATGGCGTGATTTCGCAGTTTAAATGGAGTTATAGATCAGAAAAGCACCAAGAATGGTGATGGGGGAGGCTTACAAGGTAACTTGCACAGCTATTAGTTTCTTCCATtccctcctttttctcttctctctttccgcTACCATGTTGCCTTTTATGTGCGTCCCAAATTATATGGATCTTTTAAAACaaggaaattcactataatataTGTGTCTAACATGACATATATCTTAGCATATGTCAGTGTTAGAGATAAGATATGATTTGCATGACAAATCAAATCTTACCATAATGTAAGAAAGGTAGATGGACTTAGTCCCATGTTGTGTAACTAATGCGCACTTGCCTAGCTTTGGAAGGAGTTCACATTTGGAGATATGGTGAGTAAATACTAGGTAATGGCTAGCTATTTTTGGACTCAAGATATATATCCTGGGTTGAGATCCACTCACGTAAATAGTTGCTAATTTGGCCATAAGCACATTTTATTCATTGCATATATTGGTGTGCGGAGGCTAAATACATGAACTTGGACTCAAATGGTATGATTTGGTATATGAGAAAGACGGTTAATGAAGTGCATGTGTATTTATCGAACAAAATCCATATAATGTATGAGAGATATGGTTGATGAAGACAATATTTAtttggaatatatatatatttgaatctCTTAAATCTTGGGTTGTTTATATCATgctaggaaaaagaaaaaaaaagattacagGTTATGTTAATTTTGactttatttgtattttaatattAGATTTTTGAACCTGCAATCAAATTTTTGGGTTGAGTTTGAGTTTGCTGTAATTTGCCTCCAAGACAGGTTTAGATCAAATCTTTAATTAAGTCCCATGCATATATCAACCTATATGCAACTAGTGTATGGTTGGGTCTAAATTTTGGGGCTACATTAATGTTTTGAACCATATTAGTTGGATCAAATCCTGTCGACTCTGGTCGTCTAGGGTTCTCAATCCCAAATTATTCTATGTATAGATTTAGATTTTGATCCTAGGTGAAATTATATTTGGTTTAGATTCAGATTGAGAACATACTACTAAATATTTCTAATCACCATAAAACTTTTGTGCATCAAGAAAAAATCAAAGCATCTCATGCTTAGTTGTTGATACGACAAAAGATGCAtccaaaatataaatatatgtctctttctccttttttttattcgtgttttttatttttctgaaataTAGGTATTAGTTGCTACAAAAATTTATACTATGTGCTACGTACTCATTTCAATTTAATGCCAGACAGTCCATATACATTTTTTTAGTATATGATAAAACAATGTCATTATTATTCATTAGTGCATGTGATCTGAGTCTTCTAACATATAATAAGAACATTACAAAAACGTACTTTGGTCTTCTTATATAATTGAAGTGATAGTATTAAATTCAGGATGTtaattcctttcttcctttagaGCAATAGATGGACCACTTCTCCACTAACATCCAAACTCGCATCCTCTTAGTAGCATGCAGGTTCCACATTTAATTATGGACCATAGTTTAATTATTCATGATATGTTTAGTCTCCGTTGGGTGTATATATTTTGAACGTGTGATGCTACAGCTCTATAACATTCTTTGAAGTCAATTAAGTAATGTTTCATGTTTGTGTGTCATTGTGGAAGGATAAGTGAACtccattttctaaatttttcataATCTAGAGTTTATCCCTCAATAAAGTGTTATTATAATGACGATCAAGagtcttttttttattcaatcctatctcttttttttatcttctcTTCAATCACATACACAACAGGTTGCCCAGCATAGGCTGTTTTTGGACCTAAGATATCTTAGGTTGAGATCCACTCACGTAAATGGTTGCTAATTTGGCTGCAATCATGTTTTATTCATTGCAAATATTTGTGTGTGGAGTCAAGTGCTACGATTTGGTATATGAGATATATGGTTAATGAAGTGTGTATTTATTGAACGGAATCTATATAATGTTTTAGCAATATGGTTAATGAAGACTATATTTATTTggaaaatatatatttgaatctcttaaatcttgggttgtctatatcATGCTAGGAAAAAAAGATTAGAAGCTTATGTTAATTTGGAGTTTATTtgaattttaatattatatttttgaacTTGTAGTCGGATTTTTGGGTTGGGTTTGAGTTTAAGTTTGCTGTAATTTGTCTCCAAGATagatttggatctttctttaatTAAGTCCCATACTTCAACCTATATGCAACTAGTGTATGGTTGGGTCCAAATTTTGGGgctaaattaatattttgaaccaTATTAGTTGGATCAAATCCCATCGACTCTGGTCATCTAGGGTTCTCAATCCCAAATTCTATGTATATATTTAGATTTTGATCCTAGGTGAAATTATATTTGGTTTAGGTTCAGATTGAGAACAAACTACTAAAGCTTTCTAGTCACCACAAAACTTGTGTTCATCAAGAAATAATCAAAGCATCTTGTGCTTAGTTGTTGATACAACAAAAGATGCATTTGCAACATAAATATTagtctctttttcctttttttctcttcttattttttcttttcctgaaaCATAGGTATTAGTTGCTAcacaaattttatatatatatatatatatatatatatatgtatgtatgtatatgtatatgtatgtatgtatgtatgtatactaCGCACTCATTTCAATTCAATGCCAGCTAGTCATATACATTCTTTTGGTATCTGATAAAATAGTGTCATTATTATCTATTAGTGCATGCGATCAGACTCTTCTAATATATAACAAGAACATATCAAAAATGTACTTCGGtcttcttatatatttgaagTGATAGTATCAAGTTTAAGATGTcaattcctttcttcttttagagcagaAGATGGACCACTTCTCCACTAACATCCAAACTCGCATCCTCTTAGTAACATGCAGGTTCTACATTTAATTACGGACTATAGTTTAATTATTCATGATATGTTTACTCTCCGTTGGGTGTATATATTTTGAAGTGACGCTACAACTCTATAACATACTTTAAAGTCAATTAAGTAATGTTTCATGTTTGTGTGTCATTGTGGAATGATAAGTGAACtccattttctaaatttttcataATCAAGAGTTTATCCCTCAATAAAGTGTTATTATAACGATGATCAAGATTCCTTTTTAATTCACTcctatctccttttttttatcttctcTTCAATTATATGGATCTTTAAAACaaggaaattcactataatataTGTGTCTAACATGACATATATTTTAGCATATGTCAGTGTTAGAGATAAGATATGATTTGTATGACAAATCAAATCTTACCATAATGTAAGAAAGGTTAGATGGACTTTGTCCCATGTGTAACTAATGCGCACTTGCCTCGCTTTGGAAGGAGTTCACATATGGAGATATGGTGAGTAAATACTGGGTAACGGCTAGCTATTTTTGGACTCGAGATATATATCCTGGGTTGAGATCCACTCACGTAAATAGTTGATAATTTGGCCATAAGCACATTTTATTCATTGCATATATTGGTGTGTGGAGGCTAAATGCATGAACTTGGACTCAAATGGTACGATTTGGTATACGAGAGAGACGGTTAATGAAGTGCATGTGTATTTATCGAACAAAATCCATATAATATATGAGAGATATGGTTGATGAAGACAGTATTTATTtggaataaatatatatatttgaatctCTTAAATCTTGGGTTGTTTATATCAtgctaggaaaaaaaaaaaagattacagGTTATGTTAATTTTGactttatttgtattttaatattAGATTTTTGAACATGCAGTCAAATTTTTGGGTTGAGTTTGAGTTTACTGTAATTTGCCTCCAAGATAGGTTTAGATCAAATCTTTAATTAAATCCCATGCATACATCAACCTATATGCAACTAGTATATGGTTGGGTCGAAATTTTGGGGCTACATTAATGTTTTGAACCATATTAGTTGGATCAAATCCTGTCGACTCTGGTCGTCTAGGGTTCATGATCCCAAATTATATGTATAGATTTAGATTTTGATCCTAGGTGAAATTATATTTAGTTTAGGTTTAGATTGAGAACAAACTACTAAATCTTTCTAATCACCACAAAACTTCTGTGCATCAAGAAAAAATCAAAGCATCTCATGCTTAGTTGTTGATACGACAAAAGATGCATCCGCAACATAAATATCAgtctctttctcctttttttctcttcttattttttcttttcctgaaaTATAGGTATTAGTTGCtacaaaaatttatatatatatatatatatatatatatatatatatatatatatatatatatatatatatatatatacacacgctACGTACTCATTTCAATTCGATGCTAGACAGTCCATATATATACATTCTTTTAGTATCTGATAAAACAGTGTTATTATTATTCATTAGTGCATGTGATCTGAGTCTTCTAACAGATAACAAGAACATTACGAAAACGTACTTCGGTCTTCTTATATAATTGAAGTGATAGTATCAAATTAAAGATGTtaattcctttcttcctttagaGTAGTAGATGGACCACTTCTCCACTAGCATCCAAACTCGCATCCTCTTAGTAGCATGCAGGTTCCACATTTAATTATGGACCGTAGTTTAATTATTCATGATTTGTTTAGTCTTCGTTGGGTGTATATATTTTGAACGTGTAACGCTACAACTTTATAACATACTTTGAAGTCAATTAAGTAATGTTTCATGTTTATGTATCATTGTGGAATGATAAGTGAACTCTATTATCATTGTGGAATGATAAGTGAACTCTATTGAACTTTATCCCTCAATAAAATGTTATTATAACGATGATCAAGAGTCCTTTTTAATTCAATCCTATCTCCTTTTTTATCTTCTCttcaatcacatacacagaagGAGCTCCAATACCAGCTGTTTTTGGACCTGAGATATCTTAGGTTGAGATCCACTCATGTAAATGGTTGCTAATTTGGTTGCAATCACGTTTTATTCATAGCAAATATTGGTGTGTGGAGGCTAAATGCGCGAACTTGGTGTCACGTGCTACGATTTGATATGAGATATATGGTTAATGAAGTGTATATTTATTGAACAAAATCCATATAATGTTTGAGTGATATGGTTAAtgaagaccatatttatttggaAAATATATATCCGAATCTCTTAaatcttgggttgtctatatcatgctaggaaaaaaaaagattagaagtTTATGTTAATTTGGAGTTTATTTGAATTTTAATATTAGATTTTTGAACTTGCAGTCAGATTTTTGGGTTGGGTTTGAGTTTGAGTTTGCTGTAATTTGTCTCCAAGATAGGTTTGGatcttttctttaattaagtccTATACTTCAACCTATGTGCAACTAGTGTATGGCTGGGTCCAAATTTTGGggataaattaatattttgaaccaTATTAGTTGGATCAAATCCCATCGGACTTTGGTCATCTAGGGTTCTCAATCCCAAATTCTAtgtataaatttatattttgatCCTAGGTGAAATTATATTTGGTTTAGGTTCAGATTGAGAACAGACTACTAAAGCTTTCTAATCACCACAAAACTTGTGTGCATCAAGAAAAAATCAAAGCATCTCGTGCTTAGTTGTTGATACGACAAAAGATGCATTTGCAACATAAATATTAgtctctttctcctttttttttttcttcttgtgttttctttttctgaaaCATAGGTATTAGTTGCTacacaaattatatatatatatatatatat is a window from the Phoenix dactylifera cultivar Barhee BC4 unplaced genomic scaffold, palm_55x_up_171113_PBpolish2nd_filt_p 000046F, whole genome shotgun sequence genome containing:
- the LOC103713538 gene encoding zinc finger protein 3-like translates to MPSLPLLYRQGRDLRRPNASTIAASRRSMSGHRSMEEEKGREERKVAPLLEVKEGGEPKEVILVDLELAEKDGGDGSTSEPPVLELNLIGSFGSVEADQPAVTVESSPESEPRVFSCNYCQRKFYSSQALGGHQNAHKRERTLAKRGAAHRHGGFVGDHAAGVGGAPYHFPPSMASLPLHGSYPGRPLGIQMHSMVHKPYIGTTTASMAAAGLLYGRHGGWSRPPPFVNRQPAIGRLLAEELYGATRAPVARFDESAGAAVGGFRWNNGGGGSGGGGDAGGAVGGDAGGAGGSHLHVRQEELPKLDLSLKL